From Faecalicatena sp. Marseille-Q4148:
TCTCCATTATCAGCACCTCCATCTTTATAATACTTACTCTGGACATCAAACAGCTTTCTGTATGTCTTTCCTGATGCCATCAGCTCTTCATGCGTCCCTTCTTCTGCAAAATCTGCTCCATCCAAAAGAAAAATCCTGTCACAAAAACGAGTAGACGCCAGACGGTGTGAAATGAAAACAGAAGTTGCATCCGCTGTAATTTCACTGTATTTCTCATACATTCTGCTTTCCGCAATAGGATCCAGCGCAGCAGTCGGCTCATCAAGTATCATACATGGCGGATTTTTATAAAGAAGCCTTGCAAGTAACAGCTTCTGCTTCTCTCCGCCTGAAAGATCAATCGCTTCCTCAAACACTTCCCGGTAAAGCGGTGTATATTCTTTGTTTGGCAAGTTTTTTATTTTGTCAGCCAGTCCTGCTGTTTCAATACAGTGCCAAAGCTTCTTTCTGTCAATTTCTTCTTCTGTCATCGCACAGGCTATATTACGCCCAATCGACACTGGCAATAAATTATAATTCTGCGGAATCAAACCAAATGCTTCATAAAGTTCATCCCGGTTATATTCAAAAACAGAGTGTCCGTCAATTAGCACTTCCCCTTCATCCGGAATCAGCAAACCACACATCAACATCGTCAGTGTTGTTTTTCCAGCTCCATTTAAACCAACAAGTGCAATCTTTTCTCCGGCATTGATCCGAAAAGATACATGATCCAAAATCTGTTTTTCTCCCATTGGATACCGGTAACTCACATCTTTAAATTCAATTGAAAAAGGATTTTTAGGCACAGGTATCCCAGTTCCTGAATTTAACCGGTTTGTAATCTCCATACTTTCACGAAAATCTGAAATCTGAAGTGTTCCCTCAGAAATCTTACTCCAACTATTCAGAATTTCCGTCATATATTCTGAAAGCGCTGTGATCGCAGAAAAATATAAAACAAATAAAGCCGCATCTACTTCTCCCGCAGCAGCCTTAAAAATCAAAAATCCATACGCAAGTCCATCACGCACAAGCACAACGAGAAAACTGACAAACGCTGTCATAAAACTCCGATGCTCTTTTATGTTCACTTGCTTCTGACATTCCAACAGGCTTTTTCGATTCAGCTCATGCAGAAACATCTGCATCTGATAAAGCCGGATATCTTTTCCAAATTTAAAATTACCAGATAGTTTTTCATTTAAGTATCTCCGCCGCTTATCAGCCACATACAGGTAATCTCTCTGATTATAATTTGCTTTCCGTTCCCATATGCCCATACCATAAGAAATCATGCAGCCACATATCAGAAGAACAACAATCACCGGATGCAGTACAGAAACGACACCGCCAAACAACAAAAACTTGAAAACCGTTGCAATAATTTCTGCAAAATCCATAGGAAAATGCACTCCTGCCGTATGATTATTTTCAATCGCTTTTGAACCTCTTTCATTTAATTTCTGTACTTCTTCAGAATACTGATGATACCAGTCTCGATTACGCCGATTCTCAAACTGCAAATACATCAGTTGAAATGTTACATACATTTCATTCGGTTCTTTCCACATATCTAATAATGTATTTATGAATTCTGTCAAAAATCCAACCAGCAAAAGTCCTGCAATAACAAGAGCCACATAATTAAATGTAGTTGCCTCCTCCAACACTTTCAGAATAAGCGATGGTGTGTACAGCGTCACTGCTGCTGCCAAAAGGGACACCGGAACAATAAACACTCCATGAAATACAAGACGACGTTCATTCCGCCACAAATAGCGATACATATAACTGACACAACTGAAAAGACCATATTTCGGTTTGCGTTTTTGTTCTTTTTGTAATTTTTTCATATTCTAAGCCTCCTCATTTCATCTGATAAAATTATATAACACAGAACTGTCTTTCCAGCTTTTTCATGAACCAAATGTCTGTTACTGTGAACCAAATGCAAATGAGGCAGACATCTGCCTCACTCTAAACCTTTATTCATTCATTAATGGAATCAGGATCTCTGCCGTAAATCCACCATCCTCACTGTCAGCAGAAAACATACCTCCATATTTTGTAACTGCATTTTCTACACGCGCAAGTCCAAATCCATGTTGCTCTCCCTTCATTGACTCAAACAGCTTACCGCGATGTACCTGTTTCTCACCCGCAGCATTTGTAATTGCAAGATAAAGCTGCGTGTTCTTTTTTCCGATGTAAACGCGAATAAATCTATCATCCGGAGGAAGCTTCTTATTTTCTTCTATGGCATTATCAAGAAGATTCCCGATAATCACACACAAATCAATATCTGAAACTGTCACACCTTCTGGCAAAACTGCCTTTGCATTCACAGGAATATCATTTTGGGCAGCAATATTCATCTTTCCATTAAGAATCGCATCTACCATAACTCTTCCTGTTTTTACAGAAGTATCTACTGTAGTCAGATCTTGGTTCAGTTGATGTAGATATTCATTCACTTCATCATATTTTCCAAGCGCCATGCTTGCCTGCAATGCCTGAATATGATTATGATAGTCATGGCGCCAGCCACGCATTTTCATATACATACTTTCTACTTCATCACAATATTTTTGGAGCAGATCGCTTTGGTATTCTTCAATTCTTTTGTCTATCCATTTTTGAAATAACATTTTCTTTTCCTCTAAAACAGCCGAATAATTTCTTTCCCGATCTTCTGTGCCATCCCGCGGCTGATCGGCACTTCTGTACCATCCTTTAATATAACTGCATTATGATTAATCTGTTGAACATAGCGCAGATTCACAAGAAATGAACGCTGACATTTCAAAAAATATTCATCCAGCTCTTCCCCAATCTCTCCCAACGACACCCTCATCCGATATGAACGGTCTTCTGTATGGATGACTACATACTGCTTCTGAGCTTCCAGATAAGTAATCTTATGTACTGGTACAAGTACTGTCTGCCGATCAAATGTAATTACCAACTGCTTTTCTTGCCTTCCAAACTGTTCGACTGCACGATCAAGAACAGTGAACAGCTTATCCTTCACCACCGGCTTCATTAGATAATGAAGAGCTGACACCTCATATCCTTCCGACATAAAATCAGGAAATCCGGTAATAAAAATAATTTGTACCCGCTTATTCTCCTCCCGGATATGCTTCGCCAGAGCAACGCCATCCATTTCTTTCATTTCAATATCTAAGAGAAGAATATCCCAATCTTTATGATCTTCGTACTGAAACAAAAAACTTTCTGCTGAACAAAATTTTTCTATCCAAACATCTAACTGTCTTGTTTTCATCCAGTCTTTCAAGATGTTCTCCACATATTCTGCGTCTGCATTTCTGTCATCTATAATTGCCGCACGATAATCCATGCACTCACCTACTTTCTCCCTGCAAAGAAATCATCGCAAAACTGATTCCATTTTCTTTCATATTCGCTGTGTGATATCGGCGCAAGATCCCGCGGTGTATGTACATGCCGTTTCCTGGCCTCTTTAACAAACTCCCAAATATAGTCATCTACACTATCTTCTGTCGCCCGCACTTCTGTCCAACCGTTCATCGCCGCGTAATATAAGCGAGTATGTCCATCCAGAGAAACATATCCTTCCTCAAAAGGCGCAACTGGAACAATGATTTCTTCTGATGTTTGAACGAAATGGCTGATTGCTCTGACTTTTTCTTCATCCACATAAAACTGTGACGGCTGAATCACATCCAACGGAACTGTAAATATTTCTTTCCGTGCGTATTGTTTTACAAGTCTGTGTTCCGTATCATAAAAATATGTAATCTGCGGTGTATAAAAACGAAATTCTTCTATCACCGGCAAATACATTCCCGGATTGCTGCCTTTTATGACGGCTTCAAAATCTGAGACGATTTCCACCTCATAAGGCATCCCGTCTGCCAAAAAGCATCCATGCTGCCAGAGCACCTTTTGAGAAAAGCGTTCGTCCCGGTATCCATTTATCCTTTCAATTTCCATTTAGGTTTCTCCTTTATTCTTTTCTGAAGATGTCCAGTGTATGGTGTGAATACCCAATCATATCCTGCCTCTCGCAAGTTGCAAGATGATATTTTAAATAAAGTTCATACATCCGGTCATCCATCTGATCTACGGTTTCTCTCATATGATTTGCGTATCCGTCTGCTGCGATAAAATGCAGCGATGTCACATGGAATTTTGAGCGGAGCTTATCAATATCTTCTTTTCGATACAGCTCAAATATATCCCATGGCTTTGAAAACGCAGCAAATGTTTCCGTATTAATGTTACATTTCTCGATAATATTGTAAATCTCCCCACGGATAAATCCATAGGATAAAATGCTCGCATCCCCCATACAGTATGCAGCAAAAATAATCCCGCCTTTCTTTGTTACCCTGATTGCTTCTGATAATGCTTTTAACTGATCTTCTGTTGTAAACAAGTGGTACATCGGACCAAGCAGAAGCGTAATATCGTACGTATCACTTGCAAAAGCAGACAAATCCATCGCGTTGCCCTGTGTGATCGTGACCGGTTCCTCTTCGATTGTATTCTTCTTAAAAATCTCAATATTATGTTCTACTAATTCGACCGCATCCACCTGATAACCTTTTTGCGCCAAAGCATGACTATAACGCCCGGTTGCTGCCCCAATCTCCAGGATACGCATCCCCAGTTCAAGATATTTCTCAATATATTTCATCGTCGTGATATACTCTACCATTCCATGCTTTGATACGAGACGGCCTTCCTCATCATATCCTTCATAATAATTTGTTAAACAGTCCATTTGATTCATACTGCATTACCTCCCGAAAAGTTCAAATCATAATTCCCGCTCTGCCACCACCACAGTATAGTGATCCGTATCGTATGTAACCCCTGTTGCGGTAAATCCATTCTTGCGCCAGAAATGCTCTGCCTGTGGATTGCCTTTCACCCAGCCAAGCCGAACATGCTCAAACCCGATTTCCGTTAAATAAGAACATAATTCATCAATAATTGCGCTTCCGATTCCGGTATTCTGAACAGATACGTCTGTCATAAAGAAACCTATAAAAGCCGTATTTTCATTTGGATATGCCCTAATCAAATCCATTACAGCAATCAATTTTTCTGCATCATAGTACCCCAGATAATACTTATCAGACAGCTCCTTGTTCGGAGGAAGCGCTTTCATGTCATCCGCAATACTTTCTTCCGTAACAAACGGCGGACAGTACTGATAAAACAAATGATTTTTGCAGCACAGTGTGAAGATATCCGCAATATCTGCCTCCTTCATACGCCGCACTGTATAACATTTAGAAAACTGTGAAATATCCATTTGATTTTCTCCATCTCTCTGTAAATTTATACAAAAATACTTTTCTTCTATCCTAAAAAAATTCCATACTAGGCCTGTGTAAATAATATTTAAAACAAATCCAGCATATTATCCAGATAGATTTTTTCTCTGACATGTAGCTGGTATTCTGGCTTTGTCATATAGTAGAGCAAAAATTCCAGAAGCAACGCACTTCCCAGACCACGGCCTTCAATCTTAAAATTGGAAAATCCCATCGGTAAGTAACTGTTTTGAATATCATTCACACTGATAAACCCGGGATTTTCCATTGCTTTTGAAAACCGGTAACCTTCCCCTGCATCAGGGGCAGCACAGCGGTGTCCGCAATCATCTTCTCCAAGATTTCTCCGGCTAACAGCTTCATAGCACTGCTTCCTGTCCTTGCAGCCAAACCAACAACACTCATTACACAGAAACTCTACTTTGTCCTTCTGTTTCGCAGACAACACACGCAACTGTTCCCAAATTTTATTTAGCCGAAAGTCCGGTACAATATAAAGAAACTCATCTCGGTTCACTTCATCTACAAATTGCCGGAACTCTGTCAAAACCTTCGTAGTAGATGAAACAAAATAGAGTTTCGGGTAATTTATTTTCAGATAGTCTAACAGCAGATCTGAATGAACAATGACACCATTTCGTTTTTCTCCACTTTCTTCAAGCAAAGCGCAGAGCAGATTACATTTCTTATCTGAAAGGTGCTCTTCCCGGAGCAGAGAATTGCTGAATGTCAGCCGGGCAGAAATCCCGTATTCCTGCATCAGCCCCAGAACCTTGTCCGGATCGCAATCTCCACCTCCAACACGGCCTCCGCCCCAAATACACTCTGCCGGAGCGCCATATATGGAACCTATCTCACACCAATCATAAAAATATTCTCTGTGTTCACGAAACAATGGCAAAAAAATACAATAGAATTCATAGAATTCAAATAAACCGGGAAGATGGTAATATGCTATGTTCTTTCTTAATTCATTCATATCTACCTTGTCACCTCATTTATCAGTAGTTTTATATTATCTGTTGTTTGCTGCATGATATCTTAAAAAGTCAGTGCAAAAATTCCACCGTCAAACACAATATCATTTCCTGCAGAATCTTTATAAAAGGATACCTTTTCTGTTCCGATTTGCTGGAATCCTAAAGATTTCAATAATAATACTGACGGTACATTGTTTATTGCTGTACCTGCAGTAAATCTCGTTATTCCACACCCGCGCAAATATTCAAAAAGTTTCAAATGACTTTCTCTGGCATATCCTTTTCCGTGGAAATCCGAATGAAAACAATATCCGATTTCATATCCATTTTTTCTCATGTTAAAAGCAATATACCCAATAACTATATTGTTCAGGCAAACAGCAAAAAACATATGTTCCAACCCTCGATTAGCTTTTGCCCATTGGAGTATCCTTTCCCGAACCGCTTCATCATCTGTATTATGAGGTCTATCATACTTGGCAAATTCAGAAGTATTAAAATCCTCCCAAATTTTCTGAATGCTTTTCCAATCATTCTCTGTTATATGTCTTATAACAAGTCTTTCTGTTTTCAATAACATGGCAATTTTTCTCTCCATAAATTTTAAATTATTACTGTATTTCCTAAGCACATTAATGAAAAATCCTGATATAACTCATATCATTGAACGATGTTCCTATATCTGAACCCTCTCTATGATGCTATAAACATTCCATATTCCTTTGGCACATTTAAAACTCCATCTATTAAATTTTGCATTAGAATTTCTTTTATTATATGTTTTGATACATTATTTAATAATGTCATACTGGAAAGCGAATAAATATAATCCACCATATCATCTACATTGCTCACTGCTAATGAATCAATATATTCTAACTTTTTAATTTTCGAAAATGACTTACTTAAAATTCCAGCTCCATTTTGGAGTGTAAAATTTTTATTTAAATTATCTTCAACGCCATATGGAGCAAGGATCTCAGAAAGATACTCGATAATTCCATGTTCTCCATATGTTGCACAATAAAAAGAACCATCTCTTTTTAACACCCGTCGTACCTCAGCTAACCCTGTATATATATCAGGTACATGATATAACATCATATTAGCTATAACAGCATCAAATGTTTCATCTTCATAAGGTATTTCTTGAATATCCAAAACTTTATACTCAATATTATCATAATTGCCTACATTCTCTTTTGCTGCTGTTATCATTCCTTCAGAAAAATCAGATAATATCAACGTTGAACACTTGCTAATTAGAGTCTCTCTGTTCTTCCATATATCTCCTGTTCCACAACCTAATTCCAAAATTTTCATGCCTTTATTAATCCTATAATTTGAAATAATCCAATTTCCAAATCCCTGCTTATTTGTTGAATATTTATCATGAATAGACATTCTTGTATTTAAATTTTTTGCAGTTGCATACTGCTGTTTTATAACTGAAATATTATTTATTTTATTCATACTTCCATCCCCATTTATCAATGTCTGTACAACTAACTATCCTCAAAAGAGATAACAAACCCCAATACTGCAAATGGTTCTGGTGTCATCTCTGTACTCTCTTGTCCAGGATAAACTGCTCCAGATTAATCTTATGATGATATTTTACAGAAGCAACTTTATCTTTTTCCAAGATAATCTTATTCATATCCAGACCATTCAGTGCGGCAATGGCTATGGCATAATGAATTACATCCGCCAATTCATTGCCCAATTGTGCCTGTAGATCTTCGTCACCGGAAGCTTTTCTACCGGCTTTTTTGTTTAGAACCTCGGCTACTTCTCCAATCTCTTCCACAAGCTTCATAAAGAGACTTTGATCAATGCCGTCATTGCTGTAATGATTCAGTAAATAAGCTTCCAGTTCCTCTATAGTTATTTTCATTCTCTGCACCTCCAACACGACCTCCGCCCCAAATACAATCTGCCGGAGCTCCATATTTAGTTATCTTTCTCCATAAAACACTCTATAATTCAAAACAACTTACCGATGAATATACATTCTTGTCAAATCGGTTTCTCCATCCCCCTGCACCATACAGAAAAACTCCCATCCATATCTTTCATAAAAATCTGTATGATCCGTAATCAAATAAATGGGTGTAATTCCTTTCGATTTCATATCCTCGACAACCATATTAAGTAAATGACCTGCGATTCCTTGACACCGGCAATCTTTTTCAGTATATACTGCACATATATTCGGGCTAAGATCTTTTCTATTGTGAAAATCATTCTCAATGACTCCCATACCACCTACAATCCGCTCTCCATCCATGCACAAATACCAACCATACTCTGTTTCTTTATTAAGATACGCTTCCATACCTTCCAAATAAGCTTCCTTTGGCACGTTCCATTTATTATGAAACCATAAAGCTGCCCGTTCCTTTAGTTGCGGTCTTTCTCTTAAAGTAATATATGTATACTCTCTCATATTTTGATCCTCTCCTATTTCATACAACTATTTGCTGACTGTTTTTTTCTGCAAAATAAAACATATTTTTTCTTTTCTATAAATTTCGCGTTTATTTACTTTAAAGTCTCCACCATATAATAAAATTCTCCCTTCCCAATCGGAGTAGTTCGCACTATCGGCGGGCCAGAAATAGTAAAGCCGGCTTTTTCATAACATTTGATTGCTCTTATATTCCAACTTCTAACTTCTATAGCTACCTTTTTCGCCGGGTACTGTTTATGCGAAAGCTCACAGGCCATTTTAACAATTTGCTGTCCATAGCCTTTACCACAGTACTGTGGATGCACCCCAACTCCCAGAAAAATATTTGATTCAGTTTCTTTTAAATTAATATAACCAACCAGCTTTTCTCCGTCATAATACGAATAATAATTGTTCTGTCGATTAGCAAACCCTCGATGATTTTTCATCTGTTCCATGTAAGGGATATTGTTATAAATGGAATATGGTTCCTCATATTTCCATTCGCTTATCATGTATTTTTCTTTTTCTGTCGTTCGATGATACTGAAGCATTTGCACTCTCCTTGTCAATAAGCTTTATCATATGCAGCTTTTAAATCCATTGTATAAAAGACCGTTTTTTGATAAAATTTCTTCCGCATCCTTAAATTTTAGTTTTATATTTCTTTTCTTCCAAAAGGAATAAATAATAGCGGACCAAAAGACGAAAGAATCTCTGAAATCATAATATTGTCCGTCAGTTTCATCAAAAATTGCGAAATCATTCCTTTCCAATTTTGAATGTATGCAAGAGTAACACTTAACTCAAGCGGGAAGTTTGGAAACAAACTCTGTGCCAATATGATTAGAAGGTAGATAGAAGACATAATTCCGGCAGAGACCGCAATCTCTTTTTTGGTCATAGAGCGAAAGGCCCATAAACCTCCAATTAACACTATAATTAGAAATATCACTGTGTGGAAAATTGCTGAGCGTACAGGATCCGTAGAAACTATCGTAACGCCATCAGCATCTACCGTCTTTACACCAAAAAAGAAACCTCCAAGATAGGCGGTAATAGAAAAACTAATCCAACTAGCAACCATGCAAAAAACCGGAACTTTCCACAATGTCTGAATCCGCACTTTCATGAGTATCTCTCCTTTTTCTATATTTAATTTCATATGAGTGTGAATACTGCATCTGAAAACTGCTTCACAATATATGAAATATACCATTCTACGTTATCCTTCACCGATTCGAAATGCAAAGAAGAACAAACGCTATGAATCTTTTCCTCTGCATCATTTTCTAGTATCATTGCTGTTGGTCCGCTGTTACCTCCAATGATACTTACACAACAAACTCCTTGAGTTGATCCCAGATTGGATTTATCGTTCCACTCAGGATTCTCTATCGGTTGATCACTTTCAGCGCAATCATGAATCATAATTTCTTTTCCCCACTCAGGACTGACCGTATAATTCATAGCAATAAAATAAGTAGGATACCTCCACCGTTTAGGTAACAAACTACTCTCTGGCAATATTTGTTGTTCTATACTTTGTACCGTCAATTCAAATGCCTTACCACTGATGGGGTGGATAAAAGTAACTTTATCACCGGGAGCCTGTACTACAAAATGTTCTCCGGGAACTCTGTCTGGCTGCTGCTCCATTATAAGTGAAAGGGACTTAATTTCTGAACGGCGTTTACTTGCCCATGGAAAAGCATTTCTGAAAATAACCCAACCATATGATTTATCCAAATGATAATGCTCTACTACCCTTTTTGTTTCTAAATCATAACCATTTTTGTCTGCTAAATACGGATTAAAACATATAGAACAACCACGCGAAACCGTCATTTCTTTATTATTTAACTTTAACATCGGGTGAAAATGAAAACATAATGGATTCTCTATTTCCATCTGCATTTGCTGTTCATTGGTAAAACCATCATAGAAATCACTTTTACAGCTTAGCTTCCACTTTTCCATAAAATTCTGTATTCTCCTGGCATCCACACGCATACAAAAATCTATGACAAGACCTTTTCCGCAGGAATATGTCACCGGAATAAACCAGTGATATCCTGCCCAGTCAAAATGCTGATTCACCGGAATTTCTTTTCCGGCATGATCTCTTCCATGGTGTCCCCAGAAATTTCCTTCATAATAAACTTTCCATTCAGGAAATTTCGATTCTGCAGACGGCTTCATATCAGCAGCACAATAATCCTCTTCTTCTTGTAAAAATTTCTTGAATGTGTTTTCCATAAATCATCCTCATCTTTCGATCATCCTAATTGTGTTATAAAACTCGCTTGGATTCAATACTTGTTAATTATAACATGCAATTCATAATAACGCTGATCATCATTTCCTTTTCTTCCGGTCTTGATTCTGCAATCATAATAGTCAATGCAACTAAAGTAGCATCTGCTATTTTCTTCTCTCCATCCACAAATAGCGCCTCATTTTTATCAAGAAAATAAAGAAACATTGTTGCAGCGATTCTTTTATTTCCATCAAGAAAGCTGTGGTTCTTCGTTACAAAGTATAACAGGTTTGCCGCTTTTTCTTCCAAAGATTCATAAAGCTCTGTTCCTGCAAATGACTGATAAATATTTCCGATACTCCCTTTAAAAGAATCATCTTTTTCTTTTCCAAACAAATCCGATTCGTCTCCAAATCGCATACTTTGAATGATATCTATACATTCCTCATAGGAAAGTACATATGTTGCGCGATTTCCGTTAGGTCTTGTCATATTCTGGTGATCATAACAATCCAACAACTCTAATGCCCTGCTGTATTTTTCTATTACAGAACGAACCTGTCTGCTGTCCAGCTCATTTTCCGTCCGCCTCATGTTATCTTCTTTTTCCGATATTACAACTTCATTTTTGTTCATACTCTTTCTCCAGTTCTATCCCTTTTTCGCGCAATATCTGCTGCACCTTCATCTAATATGTGATTAATCATTTTCAGCAATCCATTTCTTCGACCAAATCAACAATGTTTCGGACATCAAATCGAACTCAACCATTCCGCCTTTTTTCAAATTTAAAAAGTTGGAAACAATCACCCGTTCATCGGCAGATACAACTTGAAGCAATTCCTTTTGGTGTCTGATATAGTTTCCTGTCTGCTTAAAAGCAATTGCCTGTACAATGAAAGAAGCAGATTTATACAATCCTCGCAAGATATCTTCACTCTTTTCATACAACATATTATGAACACAGCCGTGAAATATGTTGCAGGCACCGATTTTGATTGCTCTGTTCACACTACTATCATCAATAACTGCCAGTAATTCATCAAGACTCCCTTTCATCGGTGTGGTGTCATAATAGAACTGAAACAAGTCAGACGGTTCCCAATTCATAATATCGTCTTTCCCTGAAAGGAAACCACAAAGCATTTCCCTATTTGGAAGGGTATCTAACATTGCATTATAAGTTCGAATATCCATAGCAGACAATTCATCCAGAATTACAACAATATCAATATCGCTTGTCTCCATCGCTTCTCCACGTCCATAACTGCCCTGTAAACCGACAAACCATACACGGCTTCCGAAAGTCTCATCTAATGTCTGTAGGAAATTTTTCATCCAAACAGTAATATCTAACATCTTGATTACCTCGTTAAATTCAAAATTTTATAATCACATTATAGCATACACACTTTTGAAATCCCATACCCTCTCGTCGGATCATTGACCAAAACATGACTGCAATTAATTTTTAGCTTTTTATGCTGCTCCGGTTATGCGTAAAAGTTCCTCTTCTGTTCCACAAATCCAGAATCAGCAATGATATTTTATTCTCCATAAAATCCGTTGTCACTTTTTTGTGCCCATTTCATATACATTTCCTTGTAGTTATCTTTTATAAATTCACGAATCATTCTGATTTCTCTATCAGTCAGTTGACCTTCATTCTCTATTGTTGTTTCACCATCTTTTTTCACAAAAAACTTTGCAGATCCTGCTTCTGTAAGCTTTCTATCGCTTGCATGTACATGCATAGCTTCAATTACACAATGCGAGGTATAATACAAATAATACCCACATACTTTATATTCATAATATTTAGGCATATATTATTCCTCCATGTATTTACGATTTTTATGATAATATTCCAATACAATTTCCAACTCTATATCATCCATGCTTGTTTCCAATATGTCTCCACTTCTACTTAAATACGCTGCTTTATGTGGATTATTCAAATTAAGCACTCTTACATTTTCACCATCTTTTGTAAATGCATATCCATTTATAATCATTTCCGCTGCATCTGCTACTTCTTTAATATTACACATATTCAATCCTCACTTTCTGAATCGGCTTCAAAAATTCTTCTGCATTAATATATAAATTATCAAGAATGGGAATTAAATCAATATATTCTTCTTCTTCATCGCATCCTTCATATTTCGCCATAACAACGATATATCCATGATCCCACTCAACCACTTTCGTATATCGCTCCAATCTCGGAGATGTTTTAAAACGTATATTATATCCATTAAATATAAA
This genomic window contains:
- a CDS encoding Fic family protein, whose amino-acid sequence is MRRTENELDSRQVRSVIEKYSRALELLDCYDHQNMTRPNGNRATYVLSYEECIDIIQSMRFGDESDLFGKEKDDSFKGSIGNIYQSFAGTELYESLEEKAANLLYFVTKNHSFLDGNKRIAATMFLYFLDKNEALFVDGEKKIADATLVALTIMIAESRPEEKEMMISVIMNCML
- a CDS encoding nucleotidyltransferase domain-containing protein, whose translation is MLDITVWMKNFLQTLDETFGSRVWFVGLQGSYGRGEAMETSDIDIVVILDELSAMDIRTYNAMLDTLPNREMLCGFLSGKDDIMNWEPSDLFQFYYDTTPMKGSLDELLAVIDDSSVNRAIKIGACNIFHGCVHNMLYEKSEDILRGLYKSASFIVQAIAFKQTGNYIRHQKELLQVVSADERVIVSNFLNLKKGGMVEFDLMSETLLIWSKKWIAEND
- a CDS encoding DUF4160 domain-containing protein; amino-acid sequence: MPKYYEYKVCGYYLYYTSHCVIEAMHVHASDRKLTEAGSAKFFVKKDGETTIENEGQLTDREIRMIREFIKDNYKEMYMKWAQKSDNGFYGE
- a CDS encoding GNAT family N-acetyltransferase, whose amino-acid sequence is MLQYHRTTEKEKYMISEWKYEEPYSIYNNIPYMEQMKNHRGFANRQNNYYSYYDGEKLVGYINLKETESNIFLGVGVHPQYCGKGYGQQIVKMACELSHKQYPAKKVAIEVRSWNIRAIKCYEKAGFTISGPPIVRTTPIGKGEFYYMVETLK